In Treponema sp. OMZ 798, the following proteins share a genomic window:
- a CDS encoding MalY/PatB family protein produces MYDFVNTLSRKKIGAAKWELMYKWNPNVSEGVIPLSVADMEFKNPPEIIEGLKSYLDRLILGYSMRYADYDNAVINWLKRKHDYSVSPEMIMQTPGVVNAFFAAVNTFTEKGDGVIVMRPVYYPFSMAIEMNERELVNCPLLCDKDNYYTIDYDKFESLAKQPKNKLLIFCSPHNPVGRVWKKEELKRLAEIALENNVIVFSDEIWNDLIMPGYKHTLMASISKEIGANTITATAPSKTFNVAGLATSNIIVENENLRTKYYETLQKMRSSSVNALGLKACEIAYTRCDKWLDELLLVLDTNQKLVKNYFDSNFPMLKSRYIEGTYLQWIDFRALGMDNKALEDFMHNEAQFFTDEGYIFGSEGDGFERINVACPTKILEQHLEMLGGALKKKGF; encoded by the coding sequence ATGTATGATTTTGTAAATACTTTATCACGAAAAAAAATTGGAGCTGCCAAATGGGAGCTTATGTACAAGTGGAATCCCAATGTTTCTGAAGGAGTAATACCTCTTTCAGTTGCCGATATGGAATTTAAAAATCCGCCGGAAATAATTGAAGGTTTAAAAAGTTATTTGGATAGACTGATTTTAGGTTATTCTATGCGGTATGCAGATTATGACAATGCCGTAATAAATTGGCTTAAACGAAAACATGATTACAGTGTAAGTCCCGAAATGATTATGCAGACACCCGGAGTTGTAAATGCTTTTTTTGCTGCCGTAAATACCTTTACGGAAAAAGGAGACGGAGTAATCGTTATGCGCCCTGTGTATTATCCTTTTTCCATGGCAATTGAGATGAATGAGCGGGAGCTTGTAAATTGTCCTCTTTTATGTGATAAGGATAACTATTACACAATCGATTACGATAAATTTGAAAGCCTTGCAAAGCAGCCGAAAAATAAACTTTTGATTTTTTGTTCTCCTCATAATCCTGTCGGCCGTGTATGGAAAAAAGAAGAATTAAAAAGACTGGCTGAAATAGCCTTGGAGAATAATGTAATTGTTTTTTCCGATGAGATATGGAATGATCTTATAATGCCCGGCTATAAACATACTCTTATGGCAAGTATTTCAAAAGAGATAGGTGCAAATACCATCACGGCAACGGCTCCTTCAAAGACCTTTAATGTCGCCGGCCTTGCTACATCAAATATAATTGTAGAAAATGAAAATCTTAGAACCAAGTATTATGAAACCCTTCAAAAGATGAGGTCTTCGAGTGTGAATGCTCTCGGGCTTAAAGCTTGCGAAATAGCTTATACCCGGTGCGATAAATGGCTTGATGAGCTTCTGCTTGTTCTTGATACCAATCAAAAGCTGGTTAAAAATTATTTTGATTCCAACTTTCCAATGCTTAAAAGCAGGTACATTGAAGGTACTTATCTTCAATGGATAGATTTTAGGGCTCTTGGAATGGATAATAAAGCTTTGGAAGATTTTATGCATAATGAAGCGCAATTTTTTACTGACGAAGGTTATATTTTCGGCTCTGAAGGAGACGGCTTCGAAAGAATCAATGTAGCTTGTCCTACTAAAATTTTAGAACAGCATTTGGAAATGCTTGGTGGTGCATTAAAGAAAAAAGGATTCTAG
- a CDS encoding DUF5058 family protein, with product MDTITIVNGTVWVFAIILTSFVIIQAAIFLKKALSFNKKHQLLTNEEVKISIRTGIFSIIGPGFSVMIATLTIMAMLGSGAAFMRIGVIGSASYELMLAGIAADVLGIELTSANITTGVFILVLYAMILGSAPYFINCFFSLKPMERSLIKNKSIEGSFAKIVGFIASIALIGYFAIDNARKGKVEAIVMLITGGITILLSMYAEKSKKKWIYEWMLAIALVAGLGSSIILTEFIFK from the coding sequence ATGGATACAATTACGATTGTAAACGGAACTGTGTGGGTTTTTGCTATCATATTGACATCTTTCGTCATAATTCAAGCAGCTATATTTTTAAAAAAAGCATTAAGCTTTAATAAAAAACATCAGCTGCTCACGAATGAAGAGGTAAAGATATCGATAAGAACCGGAATTTTTTCGATTATCGGACCCGGTTTTTCTGTAATGATAGCAACATTGACAATTATGGCCATGCTGGGATCAGGAGCAGCATTTATGCGCATTGGAGTTATCGGCTCTGCAAGTTATGAATTAATGTTAGCCGGAATTGCAGCAGATGTTTTGGGCATTGAACTTACAAGCGCTAATATAACGACCGGTGTTTTCATTTTAGTTCTCTATGCAATGATTCTCGGAAGTGCACCTTATTTTATCAACTGTTTTTTCAGCCTAAAACCAATGGAACGCTCTTTGATAAAAAATAAAAGTATTGAAGGAAGTTTTGCAAAAATAGTCGGTTTTATCGCATCGATAGCGCTTATAGGTTATTTTGCTATCGATAATGCACGCAAAGGAAAAGTCGAGGCCATTGTAATGCTTATAACAGGCGGAATAACTATCTTACTGTCGATGTATGCAGAAAAATCAAAGAAAAAATGGATTTATGAATGGATGCTGGCAATTGCTTTAGTTGCAGGACTAGGCAGTTCTATTATTTTAACAGAATTTATTTTTAAATAG
- a CDS encoding dipeptidase, whose translation MNYIDLHCDTLMMTWKEEEGETVVSNKSFSVDFERLKKSGAFAQFFAIFMLTESIFDFLKRPVISDDEYIESLLSQIKRGIEKVDYVKICKSYDELLKNKSQNIISAFLTLEDGRSVNGNLKRLDHFYEKGIRLITLTWNDENCIGFPNSKDPEIMNRGLKPFGIDLIGRMNELGVIIDVSHLSDGGFYDVAKHSKKPFTASHSNSRMLSPHTRNMTDDMIKVLANKGGIMGLNLGPEFLNEDITCKDSTVSLMVKHLNHQKNVGGVEVLALGSDFDGVFGNLEINSCDKYYLLFDALKKDGWTEDEIEKMAYKNAERFLKDVLK comes from the coding sequence ATGAACTATATCGATCTGCATTGCGACACTCTCATGATGACATGGAAAGAAGAAGAAGGAGAAACAGTTGTTTCCAATAAATCTTTTTCCGTAGATTTTGAAAGGTTAAAAAAATCAGGAGCCTTTGCACAGTTTTTTGCTATTTTTATGTTAACCGAATCTATATTTGATTTTTTAAAAAGACCCGTAATTTCAGATGACGAATACATTGAAAGTTTACTGTCTCAGATAAAAAGAGGTATAGAAAAAGTTGATTATGTAAAAATATGCAAATCTTATGATGAGCTTTTAAAAAATAAAAGTCAAAACATAATATCTGCATTTTTAACCCTTGAAGACGGAAGATCCGTAAACGGTAATTTAAAACGCCTTGATCATTTCTATGAAAAAGGTATTAGACTAATAACCTTAACATGGAATGACGAGAACTGCATAGGATTTCCCAATTCAAAAGATCCCGAAATCATGAATCGCGGTTTAAAACCCTTTGGAATTGATCTCATAGGGCGTATGAACGAATTGGGAGTCATAATTGATGTAAGTCATCTTTCTGATGGAGGTTTTTATGATGTAGCCAAACACTCAAAAAAACCTTTCACCGCATCCCATTCAAATTCGCGCATGTTAAGCCCCCATACAAGAAACATGACCGATGATATGATAAAGGTGTTGGCGAATAAGGGCGGAATCATGGGTCTCAATTTAGGACCGGAATTTTTAAATGAAGATATAACCTGTAAGGACAGTACAGTAAGCTTAATGGTTAAACATCTAAACCATCAAAAAAATGTAGGCGGAGTAGAAGTTCTCGCACTTGGTTCAGACTTTGACGGAGTTTTCGGCAATCTGGAAATAAACAGTTGCGATAAGTATTATCTTCTTTTTGATGCGCTAAAAAAAGACGGATGGACGGAAGATGAAATCGAAAAAATGGCATATAAAAATGCTGAAAGATTTTTAAAAGATGTTCTTAAATAG
- a CDS encoding glycogen/starch/alpha-glucan phosphorylase, with amino-acid sequence MVISKEDVKDSVIRRLKRNFSKSLDKATRREIYDAVASTVMELVQSNWIKTMNAQEKTGVRRMYYLSAEFLMGRALINNINNMGIRKTIEEITDEIAEPLSIIEDEEPDAGLGNGGLGRLAACFLDSLATLDYPGHGYGIRYKYGMFEQRIENGYQVEYPDRWLFARDPWEVRRSDLSVKVYFGGTPSSRTSESGKLYYDLNGAEEIIATPYDMPIVGYGTKTVNTLRLWEASSDDGFDLPLFNSMEYNRAFQKQIDAESISCILYPNDSGPPGMNLRLKQQYFFTSASLQDIIRSFIHREGTDFTKLPGYVVIQLNDTHPVVGIPELMRILMDDYHLEWDAAWDITKRVFAYTNHTILAEALEKWPIEVFQKLLPRIYQIVEEINRRFLAKLYEKYPGDWKKHNNMAIMADGKIHMARLAIVGAFSVNGVAALHTEILKHKELADFYDLYPHKFNNKTNGVTQRRWLLTANPLLSEFITKYIGSGWITNLEELKKLEAFIDNEEFLEGFIEVKHKNKIRLAEYLEKNQGIFINPDSIYDVQIKRLHEYKRQLLNILHIMTLYNRIINDPSYDPIPRTFIFGAKAAAAYRRAKEIIKLINTVADRINNDHRVAGKLRVVFVENYRVSAAEKIFPAADISEQISTAGKEASGTGNMKFMINGALTIGTLDGANIEIVEEAGAENEFIFGLKAEEILKMDKENTYNPREYLAANPELEKAVNQLIDGTYTLPGEQTFRGLYDSLIHGVEGQRPDTYYILADFKSYQKVHEQIISDYYHRHAWAKKCILNIARSGKFSSDRTIQNYVDEIWKLEKVNV; translated from the coding sequence TTGGTTATTTCAAAAGAAGATGTAAAGGATTCCGTAATAAGACGCTTAAAAAGGAATTTCAGTAAGAGCCTTGATAAGGCTACCCGCCGGGAGATTTATGATGCCGTAGCCAGTACGGTTATGGAACTTGTTCAATCCAACTGGATTAAAACCATGAATGCTCAAGAGAAAACCGGGGTAAGAAGGATGTATTACCTTTCGGCCGAGTTTTTGATGGGGCGGGCCTTGATCAATAATATAAACAATATGGGCATTCGAAAAACCATCGAAGAAATTACGGATGAAATAGCCGAGCCTCTTTCTATCATCGAAGATGAAGAGCCCGATGCCGGTTTGGGAAACGGAGGCTTGGGAAGGCTTGCTGCCTGCTTTTTGGACTCCCTTGCAACCCTTGACTATCCCGGGCACGGCTACGGCATCCGCTATAAGTACGGAATGTTTGAGCAAAGAATCGAAAACGGCTATCAGGTAGAATATCCCGACCGCTGGCTCTTTGCCCGAGACCCTTGGGAGGTGCGCCGCTCCGATTTGAGTGTCAAGGTTTACTTTGGAGGCACCCCTTCGTCCCGAACCTCCGAAAGCGGAAAGCTTTATTATGATCTAAACGGAGCAGAAGAAATTATTGCAACCCCCTACGATATGCCGATTGTCGGTTACGGCACCAAGACGGTAAACACCTTGCGCCTTTGGGAGGCCTCTTCCGATGACGGCTTTGACCTTCCTCTTTTTAACAGCATGGAGTATAACCGTGCCTTTCAAAAACAGATAGATGCCGAAAGCATCTCGTGTATTCTGTATCCCAATGATTCAGGCCCGCCCGGAATGAACCTGCGGTTAAAGCAGCAGTACTTTTTTACTTCCGCAAGCTTGCAGGATATTATACGCTCCTTTATACATAGAGAAGGAACGGACTTTACCAAGCTCCCCGGCTATGTAGTAATCCAGCTAAACGATACCCATCCTGTTGTGGGAATCCCTGAGCTCATGCGTATTTTGATGGACGATTATCATCTTGAATGGGATGCCGCTTGGGATATTACAAAGAGAGTTTTTGCATATACCAATCATACTATTCTCGCTGAGGCCTTGGAAAAATGGCCGATAGAAGTTTTTCAAAAGCTCTTGCCGCGAATTTATCAAATAGTCGAAGAAATAAACAGACGCTTTTTAGCAAAGCTTTACGAAAAATATCCCGGCGATTGGAAAAAGCATAACAATATGGCAATCATGGCCGACGGAAAAATTCACATGGCACGTCTTGCTATAGTAGGAGCTTTTTCGGTAAACGGAGTTGCAGCTCTTCACACCGAGATTTTAAAGCACAAGGAACTCGCCGATTTTTATGACCTCTATCCTCACAAGTTTAACAATAAAACCAATGGAGTAACTCAAAGGCGCTGGCTTTTGACCGCCAACCCCTTGCTTTCCGAGTTTATAACAAAGTACATAGGTTCAGGCTGGATAACTAATCTGGAAGAGTTAAAAAAGCTTGAAGCCTTTATAGATAATGAGGAATTTTTGGAAGGTTTTATTGAGGTCAAACATAAAAATAAGATACGCCTTGCCGAATACCTTGAAAAAAATCAGGGAATTTTTATCAACCCGGATTCTATCTATGATGTTCAAATTAAACGCCTCCACGAATATAAAAGGCAGTTATTGAACATTCTCCATATAATGACCCTTTATAACAGAATTATAAATGACCCTTCCTATGATCCCATTCCGAGAACCTTTATCTTCGGGGCAAAGGCTGCAGCAGCCTATAGGCGTGCAAAGGAGATAATAAAGCTCATCAATACGGTTGCGGACAGAATAAACAATGACCACAGGGTTGCAGGTAAATTGAGGGTTGTCTTTGTCGAAAACTACCGCGTTTCCGCCGCAGAAAAGATCTTCCCTGCTGCCGACATTTCGGAACAAATTTCGACTGCCGGAAAAGAAGCTTCCGGTACGGGCAATATGAAATTCATGATTAACGGGGCCTTAACAATTGGCACTCTTGACGGGGCTAATATCGAAATTGTCGAAGAGGCCGGGGCCGAAAACGAATTTATCTTCGGACTTAAAGCTGAAGAGATTTTAAAGATGGATAAGGAAAACACCTATAATCCGAGAGAATATCTTGCCGCAAATCCAGAGCTTGAAAAGGCTGTAAATCAGCTGATTGACGGAACCTACACCCTGCCGGGAGAGCAGACCTTTAGAGGACTTTACGATTCTCTCATACATGGTGTTGAAGGACAGCGGCCCGATACCTATTATATTCTTGCAGATTTTAAGAGCTATCAAAAAGTCCACGAACAGATTATAAGCGATTATTATCACCGCCATGCTTGGGCTAAAAAATGTATCTTGAACATAGCCAGATCCGGAAAGTTCAGTTCGGATAGGACTATTCAAAACTACGTCGATGAAATTTGGAAGCTTGAGAAAGTAAATGTTTAA
- a CDS encoding DUF4272 domain-containing protein, translating into MCIDPELRREKSNAKIKGMGIACFEALPLLPSSKEVKLKSLDKICERAIASLLSIQLAEDICNEQDYEESKELFSILLEKYGVQNLLLEKEKRLFDGTYTEQDAVDVGWTYEAYWALLWALGLVEDISHPNDICDVQKAITTVGDRESKREFKSLCKLRDIEEILDMLDLHYRYHWATEEKRLKPKTEIKDLNPEVLMERRRGLEWLISDEEDWFEISMDT; encoded by the coding sequence ATGTGTATTGATCCCGAACTGCGTAGAGAAAAATCCAATGCAAAGATAAAGGGTATGGGGATAGCTTGTTTTGAAGCCTTGCCTCTCTTGCCCTCATCTAAAGAGGTTAAATTAAAATCCTTAGATAAGATATGCGAAAGAGCTATAGCTTCTCTTTTGTCTATTCAGCTGGCAGAAGATATTTGTAATGAACAAGACTATGAAGAGTCAAAAGAATTATTTTCTATTCTTTTAGAAAAATACGGCGTTCAAAATCTTTTATTGGAAAAAGAAAAAAGACTTTTTGACGGTACTTATACCGAACAGGATGCAGTTGATGTGGGGTGGACTTATGAAGCTTACTGGGCGCTTTTATGGGCATTGGGGCTGGTTGAAGACATTTCCCATCCCAATGATATTTGTGATGTACAAAAAGCCATAACAACAGTGGGCGATAGAGAAAGTAAAAGGGAATTTAAGTCTCTTTGTAAGCTGCGCGATATTGAAGAAATATTGGACATGCTTGATCTTCATTATAGATACCACTGGGCAACGGAAGAAAAAAGATTAAAGCCTAAAACGGAAATAAAAGATTTGAATCCCGAAGTTTTAATGGAAAGAAGGCGCGGGCTTGAATGGCTTATTTCTGATGAAGAAGATTGGTTCGAGATTTCTATGGATACATAA
- a CDS encoding GNAT family N-acetyltransferase translates to MNLSFRLSKEAEKIALMNKDVHELHYRLYPEYFKPFSYDSTVEFLKKQLQEDNWFCCIVSCDGKDAGYALFYIRDYQENPVRKAYRGIHIDQIGIDPEYRRKGLGKALMEEIEKIAVQEGASQIELSHWELNEEAKFFYKNIGFDTCLRFVVKKL, encoded by the coding sequence ATGAATTTAAGTTTTAGATTATCAAAAGAGGCCGAGAAGATTGCATTAATGAATAAGGATGTACATGAACTTCATTATAGATTGTATCCTGAGTATTTTAAGCCCTTTTCTTATGATTCAACGGTAGAATTTTTAAAAAAGCAGTTACAAGAGGATAATTGGTTTTGCTGTATTGTTTCTTGTGATGGAAAGGATGCCGGTTATGCCTTATTTTATATTCGGGATTATCAGGAAAATCCTGTTAGGAAGGCTTATAGGGGAATACATATCGATCAAATCGGCATAGATCCCGAATATAGGCGGAAAGGCCTCGGTAAGGCCCTTATGGAAGAAATCGAAAAAATTGCTGTTCAAGAAGGTGCCTCACAAATAGAATTAAGCCATTGGGAACTCAACGAGGAAGCAAAGTTTTTCTATAAAAATATCGGTTTTGATACTTGTCTAAGATTTGTGGTTAAAAAACTGTAA
- a CDS encoding DUF2281 domain-containing protein — MSYEQYSQLETQVLEIPYEQKLQLLYIIADSLKNTAMSKKNNLKDKKPKRRLGILKGKIWMTPDFDDTPPCFEEYMLGMKL; from the coding sequence ATGTCTTATGAACAGTATTCTCAGTTAGAAACACAGGTTTTAGAAATACCTTATGAACAGAAACTTCAGCTTCTTTATATAATCGCAGATAGTTTAAAAAATACGGCAATGAGTAAGAAAAATAATTTAAAGGATAAGAAGCCAAAACGCAGACTTGGGATTTTGAAAGGTAAAATTTGGATGACTCCGGATTTTGATGATACTCCTCCCTGTTTTGAGGAGTATATGTTAGGGATGAAACTATGA
- a CDS encoding type II toxin-antitoxin system HicB family antitoxin produces the protein MHIIYETNGLGFLGWVIDLPGAYIRGKTLEEAGGKVSKEITLYNEWLNLETDIDMQINEEIKKSDLCIQDADSDIIFDSELLDFDKKEDFIFWCDKVLISGKKTEEIYKKMKRKSLIDITMKRKTFYGDVYCTINDQYRHIVKVQNYYLNQIGTEMNIDDELRLNRIEFIEKLKEKYLKDGNKLYRNESEDWTVKKVIRRTIWHDRIHIRAIERMEKRLSGMV, from the coding sequence ATGCACATAATCTATGAAACCAATGGCTTAGGTTTTCTTGGCTGGGTAATTGATTTGCCGGGAGCTTATATCCGTGGGAAGACACTGGAAGAGGCTGGGGGTAAAGTCAGTAAAGAAATAACTTTATATAATGAATGGCTTAATCTTGAAACCGATATCGATATGCAAATAAATGAAGAAATAAAAAAATCCGATTTATGTATTCAAGATGCAGATTCCGATATTATATTCGATTCGGAGCTGCTTGATTTTGATAAAAAAGAAGATTTTATCTTTTGGTGTGATAAGGTTCTAATTTCCGGAAAAAAAACTGAGGAAATATATAAAAAAATGAAGAGAAAATCGTTGATTGATATTACGATGAAGCGGAAAACTTTTTACGGTGATGTGTATTGTACAATTAATGATCAATATCGTCATATTGTTAAGGTGCAAAACTACTATTTAAATCAAATCGGTACTGAAATGAATATAGATGATGAGCTCCGGCTCAACCGCATAGAATTCATAGAAAAACTAAAGGAAAAATATCTAAAAGATGGCAATAAACTTTATCGTAATGAGAGTGAGGATTGGACAGTTAAAAAAGTAATTCGAAGAACTATTTGGCATGACCGCATTCATATCAGGGCTATAGAAAGAATGGAAAAACGATTAAGCGGAATGGTTTGA
- a CDS encoding Rpn family recombination-promoting nuclease/putative transposase, producing MMQPFKITLRNDYAFKRVFGVDENKDVLQDLLECILDIPSEDIAGLELLDKEFHKDAIGDKTGVLDVKLRLNNNTIIDIEIQNRWNSEFVQRTIFYWAKMYTENLKTGEVYTKLPKCITINIVGEGFDLNTLLHSEYNVVEKHLNDKLSDEFEIHFLNLAKVKEDYETTEENENEKKLYNWLRFIKTNNPEVRKMLAQESPMMIKANETIEVMLQDPKEKWLYENRMKYEHDKASWKHVGYQEGVEYGINKGVYQNKLATAKNLLEMGLSLDSIVKATGLSLDEIEKL from the coding sequence ATGATGCAACCGTTTAAAATTACTCTCCGCAATGACTATGCTTTTAAGCGAGTGTTCGGAGTGGATGAAAACAAAGATGTCCTACAAGATTTATTGGAATGCATCTTAGATATTCCCTCGGAGGATATTGCAGGCTTGGAACTCTTGGATAAAGAGTTTCATAAGGATGCCATAGGCGATAAAACAGGTGTTTTAGATGTAAAATTACGCCTGAATAACAACACCATTATAGACATCGAAATTCAGAACAGGTGGAACAGCGAATTTGTCCAGCGCACTATTTTTTATTGGGCTAAAATGTACACGGAAAACTTAAAAACAGGTGAAGTGTATACAAAACTGCCCAAATGTATTACAATAAACATAGTGGGTGAGGGCTTTGATTTAAATACGCTTTTACACAGTGAATACAATGTAGTCGAAAAGCACCTAAATGATAAGCTTTCTGATGAGTTTGAAATCCACTTTTTAAATTTAGCCAAAGTAAAAGAAGATTATGAAACCACTGAAGAAAATGAAAATGAAAAGAAGCTGTATAACTGGCTAAGATTTATCAAGACAAATAATCCGGAGGTGAGAAAAATGCTGGCACAGGAATCGCCGATGATGATAAAGGCTAATGAAACTATAGAAGTAATGTTGCAAGATCCAAAAGAAAAATGGCTCTATGAAAACCGAATGAAATATGAACATGATAAAGCTTCATGGAAACATGTAGGTTATCAAGAGGGTGTTGAGTATGGTATTAATAAAGGGGTGTACCAAAACAAGCTTGCAACTGCAAAGAATTTACTTGAAATGGGGCTTAGCTTAGATTCCATTGTAAAAGCAACCGGTTTAAGTCTTGATGAAATAGAAAAACTATGA